DNA from Polaribacter sp. NJDZ03:
ACTGACATAATTTTTATCATTAGAACTAACATCTTGTAGTTCTTCTACCCAAAAAGTGGCCTGTGCATTTTTATTCTTCTTAAGTTCTTTTTTTTCAATTTCATTGAAAAAATCAGTCACAAGTACTTTAATCATCCTTAGTTGTTTGGTTGTCCAAAAGTAGACAATTTAGACAGAACAAGATTGACACTGTCTAAAAATAGACAATTTTAGATTGGTTAAAAACTGACTATTATTTGACTACTGCTAACTTTAACTCACTTCGGATATTTGCAGCAGGAATAGTTTTCTAAAAAAAAGAAAGGAAATTATTACTAAAAAACTAGAATGACATAGTGATGTTTTTTTGATTGGGAAAACAAGATTACAAAGCTATTTCATGCTACAACTTCCCGTTAAAGAGGCGCGCGACTCTTTTAAATTTTAATGTGTTGTGAATAACAAATAAGCTGAATTCTAAAATTCGGAGGGCAACACTTTTGTTTAATTTTTAAAAGAAAGTAACATGAATAAAGTATTTTTAGTATTTGCAATAGTACTAACAAACAGTGTTTTTACATCCTGTACAGATTTAGATGAAAACTTAGAAATAGCACCTGTAAAATTAGAGGTTTCTGCAACTGGAGGTGAAGGAGGGCAAGATCCTATAGAGGAAGAAGATCCTGTAAAGCAGAATTAGTATTTCTAAATATAAATAGTATTTTAGAGGAATGAACCAAGTAAAAGTTACATTCCTCTTTTTGATACTGTTATCATTTTTTTCGTGTAAAAAAGAGGTTGAAATTGAAAATAATTTAATAAAAAAGTCTCATGTTAAGGACTTATTTAGAACATCTGATTATTCAAAATTAGATTATAAAGAGAAAGTTCGCTTTACAAAAAGAATCTCTGAAGATATAAATTTAGACATTGCAGATACGTATTTTATCTATAATAATATTAGCTATTTATATAGCAAGTTGCATAAAATAGACAGTGCTATCTTCTTCTCAAAAAAAATGTTAAACTTACCAAATGTAGAAAAAGATGATAATTTAAAAGGAAAAATCTTTTTTAAATTAGGTTCTTATTTTAATAGGATAAGTTTAAAGGATAGTGCCTATTATTTTTATTCTAATTCGAAAAAACATTTTACTAATACTAAAGACAGCATCTATACAAGTAAAGTTTTAATTAATTTATCAATTTTAGAATCAGATTTTGGTAGCTATTCTATTAGCGATTCTACGGCCGTACAAGCTTTAAAGTATTTAAATGATAAAGAGGTAAATTTAAGAGCAAGAGTATTTAATTGTATGGCTTTAAATTCTACCTACCAGTCTTTATATAAAGATGCGATTTCTTACTATAATAAAAGTATTGGTATTTCTAAAAGTAAAGGCTCAAAAATTATTTATAAAAACAATATCGCTCTTGTTTTTAAAGAGCAAAAGAAGTATTCAAAATCAATTTCAATTCTAGAAGATTTATTAAAAGATACTATTTCAAATCAAAGAACTAAAGCTAGAATTATTGATAATTTAGCACATACAAAATGGTTAAGTAATTCAAATAGGCATGTTTTAAAAGAATTATTATTAGCAGAATCAATAAGAAATGAACAAAAAGATAACTTTGGATTGATCGCAAGCTACAGTCATTTATCAGAATTTTTTAATGAGAAGAATAGGAGTAGATCATTGTTTTATGCGAATAAAATGTATGAAATATCAAAAAAAGAAAAAAGTCCACAAGATCAAATAGAAGCACTAGATAAAATTGTAAATCTGCAAACACCCCAAAATGCTATTAATTATTATAAAGAGAGCATTCGCTTAAGAGATAGTTTACAAACGGCAGAAACTAAGCGTCAATATAAGTTTGCTAAAATTAAATACAATTATGAAGAAGAGGAGAAGCAAAAACTAAAATTTGAAACCCTTGCTATAGAAAATAAATTAGTTGCAGAGCGAGAGGAGAATCTGAAAAAGAATGTTTTAATTTTAGGAGTAGTGTTAATTTCTGGTTTATTGTTTTTAATTTATAGAAGAAAAGTACAACACAAAAAACGAATTTTAGAAGAAAGTTATAATACAGAAACAAGAATAGCAAAAAAGTTACACGACGAATTAGGGAATGATATTTTTAATACGCTTACAAAAGTTCAAAACCCTAAAATTAAAACCGAAGAAATTATAAATGATTTAGATAAAATCTATTTACAAACACGAGCAATTTCTCACCAAAATGACTCCATAGAAACAGGTGGTAATTTTGAAAATTATTTTAGAAATTTAGTGGCAAGTTATAATTCTGATGCTTGTAAAATTATTTTAAAAGACATGTCTTCTTTAGGTTTAAATAACTTAAATAAAGACAAACAGATTGTTCTGTATCGAGTTTTTAATGAGTTGTTTGTAAATATGAAAAAACATAGCAAAGCAAGTTTAGTGGTTTTAGCCTGTAAGAAAATAAATAATAATTTAGAAATAAGTTATGTAGATAATGGAGTAGGATTTAAGGAAGATACTATTATTTTAAAAAATGGACTTAAAAATATGGAAACCCGTATAAAAACTATTAATGGAACCATTAACTTTGAAAATAAATCCAACAAAGGTTTAAAAGTAAAAATTCAATTTAAAAATTAAGAATGTTTAAAAAAGTTTTAGTTGTAGAAGATTTTGATGTTATTAATAGCGGAATTAAAATGGCCTTAGAAGGGTTAAACATAAAAGAAGTAGATTATATTTCTTATTGTGATGAAGCTTTTCTTAAAATTAAAAAAGCTTTTTTAAATGGAGAACCTTATCAATTAATTATCTCTGATTTATCCTTTGAAAATGACGGAACTCCACAAGAATTAAAATCTGGTGATGAACTCATAGAAAAAATTAGAAAAGAATTTTCTGATTTAAAAATCATTGTTTTTTCTGTAGAAGATAAATCATATAGAATTCAGAGTTTATACAAAAAACTTAAAATTCAAGGGTATGTTTGGAAAAGTAGAAATGGATTAAAAGATTTAAAAAAAGCAATTCACTTTATTTCTACTTCAGATGAATTTTATATTTCTCCGGATTTAAACTCTGCAATTCACCCCAAAAAGGCAATAGAGATAACAGATACAGATATTTTTCTTATGGAATGTTTGTCTAAAGGTTTATTACAAGAAGCAATTAGTAAAAAATTAAAAGAAAAAGAGATATCTCCTTCTAGTATTAGTGCTATAGAAAAAAGATTAAAGACTCTAAAAATACATTTTAATGCTAACAACCCCGCGCATTTGGTTGCTATTGCTAAAGATTTTGGACTTATTTAGATTTCTATTCAATTTTAAGTACTAGTCAGTAAATTTTAAAAAATAAAATAGATAAAAATAAAAGCCTCATTTCTTTAAAAAAATGAGGCCTTTATTTTTTAATATTATAACAAATCAGTAGTAGGTTTACTGAGATATTATTTAAGTAATTATACTAAAAAATCAAAAAATAATTTTTATTACTATAATGTATAAATACCTGTTATTTTAATTTCTTCTTTTTCTGCTCTTTTCATCCTTTTTAATTTCTTTCTGCTTTTTAGTTTTTCTTTTAACTACAGTTGGTTTTCTACTAGAACTATTATCATTTCTTGTAATAGAAGTTGTCTTTCCTCTAGTTACTGTTGTTGGTCTTCTAGAGGAGGTATTATTACTTCTTCTGTTAATGGTACTACTTTTTTTTGTATTTAAGGTAGCAGGTCTTCTTGTTGTTACATTATTTCTTCTGTCTACTACAGTTCTTCTATTACTATCTATTGTAGCCGATTTTCTATAAGTAGTATTATTTCTTCTGGTAGCTGGCGCTTGTTTTCTTCTTCTTAAAATTTTACTTTTTTTACCAATTTTAGCAT
Protein-coding regions in this window:
- a CDS encoding response regulator gives rise to the protein MFKKVLVVEDFDVINSGIKMALEGLNIKEVDYISYCDEAFLKIKKAFLNGEPYQLIISDLSFENDGTPQELKSGDELIEKIRKEFSDLKIIVFSVEDKSYRIQSLYKKLKIQGYVWKSRNGLKDLKKAIHFISTSDEFYISPDLNSAIHPKKAIEITDTDIFLMECLSKGLLQEAISKKLKEKEISPSSISAIEKRLKTLKIHFNANNPAHLVAIAKDFGLI
- a CDS encoding sensor histidine kinase, with amino-acid sequence MILLSFFSCKKEVEIENNLIKKSHVKDLFRTSDYSKLDYKEKVRFTKRISEDINLDIADTYFIYNNISYLYSKLHKIDSAIFFSKKMLNLPNVEKDDNLKGKIFFKLGSYFNRISLKDSAYYFYSNSKKHFTNTKDSIYTSKVLINLSILESDFGSYSISDSTAVQALKYLNDKEVNLRARVFNCMALNSTYQSLYKDAISYYNKSIGISKSKGSKIIYKNNIALVFKEQKKYSKSISILEDLLKDTISNQRTKARIIDNLAHTKWLSNSNRHVLKELLLAESIRNEQKDNFGLIASYSHLSEFFNEKNRSRSLFYANKMYEISKKEKSPQDQIEALDKIVNLQTPQNAINYYKESIRLRDSLQTAETKRQYKFAKIKYNYEEEEKQKLKFETLAIENKLVAEREENLKKNVLILGVVLISGLLFLIYRRKVQHKKRILEESYNTETRIAKKLHDELGNDIFNTLTKVQNPKIKTEEIINDLDKIYLQTRAISHQNDSIETGGNFENYFRNLVASYNSDACKIILKDMSSLGLNNLNKDKQIVLYRVFNELFVNMKKHSKASLVVLACKKINNNLEISYVDNGVGFKEDTIILKNGLKNMETRIKTINGTINFENKSNKGLKVKIQFKN